A genomic stretch from Desulfotignum balticum DSM 7044 includes:
- the icd gene encoding NADP-dependent isocitrate dehydrogenase, whose translation MQQRISITLNGTWQVPDYPAVACIKGDGIGSDIWPNARIVLDAAVNAVFGDDKKIDWIPVPAGASSFKQTGHWLPDQTLETIRNLKVAIKGPLATPVGKGIRSLNVRLRKELDLYACIRPVKYYPPVPSPVKHPEKVDMVVFRENTEDVYAGMEWEAGTPECQQLMHMLKTRLNCHLPESSALGLKPMSPENTRRLVKKACEYALENNRKSVTLMHKGNIMKFTEGGFRKWGYEAAFDCFGDRMITEEVLYARYEGVVPDGHVVIRDRIADMVFADVLLKPEQYDIIACPNLNGDYISDALAAQVGGLGMAPGANIGDTCAVFEATHGTAPDIAGKDAANPCSLMLSGAMMLDHLGWHAAGDAVRRAVGRALAGGQVTSDLADQIPGAKAVSCSGFSQIVMENLFVTA comes from the coding sequence ATGCAGCAACGGATTTCAATTACTTTAAACGGAACATGGCAGGTGCCGGATTATCCGGCAGTGGCCTGTATAAAAGGCGACGGCATTGGATCAGATATCTGGCCCAATGCCCGAATCGTGCTGGATGCGGCCGTCAATGCCGTATTCGGAGATGACAAAAAAATTGACTGGATCCCGGTGCCGGCCGGCGCATCCAGTTTCAAACAAACCGGACACTGGCTCCCGGATCAGACGCTTGAAACCATCCGGAACTTGAAAGTCGCTATCAAAGGCCCTTTGGCCACGCCCGTGGGAAAAGGCATCCGAAGCCTGAACGTCCGGTTGCGAAAAGAACTGGATCTGTATGCCTGTATCCGGCCGGTCAAGTATTATCCCCCTGTGCCCAGTCCGGTGAAACACCCGGAAAAAGTGGATATGGTGGTGTTTCGGGAAAACACGGAAGATGTGTATGCCGGCATGGAATGGGAAGCCGGCACCCCGGAGTGCCAACAGCTGATGCACATGCTCAAAACCCGTTTGAACTGCCATCTGCCGGAATCAAGCGCCTTGGGACTCAAGCCCATGTCCCCGGAAAACACCCGGCGCCTGGTGAAAAAAGCGTGTGAATATGCATTGGAAAACAACCGCAAAAGCGTGACCCTGATGCACAAGGGCAATATCATGAAATTCACGGAAGGCGGGTTTCGCAAATGGGGATATGAAGCGGCATTTGACTGTTTCGGGGACCGGATGATCACGGAGGAGGTGCTGTACGCCAGATATGAAGGCGTGGTGCCGGACGGGCATGTGGTGATCAGAGACCGGATCGCGGACATGGTGTTTGCCGATGTGTTGCTCAAGCCCGAACAGTATGATATCATTGCCTGTCCCAATCTGAACGGCGATTATATTTCCGATGCCCTGGCCGCCCAGGTGGGCGGGCTGGGAATGGCCCCGGGTGCCAATATCGGCGACACCTGCGCCGTGTTTGAGGCCACCCACGGCACGGCCCCGGACATTGCCGGCAAAGATGCGGCCAATCCCTGTTCCCTGATGCTGTCCGGGGCCATGATGCTGGATCATCTGGGGTGGCACGCGGCCGGAGATGCCGTGCGCCGGGCCGTGGGCCGGGCCCTGGCAGGAGGACAGGTCACATCGGATCTGGCAGACCAGATCCCGGGGGCAAAGGCGGTATCATGTTCCGGATTTTCACAGATTGTCATGGAAAACCTGTTTGTGACAGCCTGA
- the rlmB gene encoding 23S rRNA (guanosine(2251)-2'-O)-methyltransferase RlmB: MSEPGMEILFGFHSVVEALKAGRRRFEVLYLFKKLSGRRKDIVMSAAKTAGIPVSFTDTRQLDALARGGVHQGIAARATPFPVFREPELMAQIAQRQSPFHALILDQIEDPQNVGALIRTALCTGIDYIVIPKDRSALPGPGVSRASAGAMEHASIFVVTNTASTIRTLKTHNAWVAGLDAAGSTLLHQADLTGNRVLVVGGEHKGVRPGVLKVCDFVISIPIKSPVTSLNASVAGAMAMYEALRQKIVN, encoded by the coding sequence ATGTCTGAGCCGGGCATGGAAATCCTTTTCGGGTTTCACAGCGTGGTTGAAGCCCTGAAAGCCGGGCGCCGCCGGTTTGAGGTCCTGTATCTGTTCAAGAAACTGTCGGGCCGGCGCAAAGACATTGTCATGTCTGCGGCAAAAACAGCCGGTATTCCCGTGTCCTTCACCGATACCCGGCAGCTGGATGCGCTTGCCCGGGGCGGGGTTCACCAGGGGATTGCAGCCCGGGCCACCCCGTTTCCCGTATTTCGTGAACCGGAGCTCATGGCACAGATTGCCCAAAGACAATCTCCGTTTCACGCACTGATTCTGGATCAGATTGAAGACCCCCAGAATGTGGGGGCACTGATCCGCACGGCCCTGTGCACGGGAATCGATTATATCGTGATTCCCAAAGACCGGTCCGCACTGCCCGGTCCCGGGGTTTCCCGGGCCTCGGCCGGTGCCATGGAGCATGCATCCATTTTTGTGGTCACCAATACGGCGTCAACCATCCGGACCCTTAAAACACACAACGCGTGGGTGGCCGGCCTGGATGCCGCAGGCAGCACGCTGCTGCACCAGGCGGATCTGACGGGAAACCGGGTCCTGGTGGTGGGCGGGGAACACAAAGGGGTTCGTCCGGGCGTGCTCAAAGTATGCGATTTTGTCATTTCCATTCCCATCAAAAGTCCGGTCACCTCTTTGAATGCCTCAGTGGCCGGGGCCATGGCCATGTACGAGGCCCTGCGTCAGAAAATTGTCAATTAA
- a CDS encoding amino acid ABC transporter permease, giving the protein MGFDFKYSVMWESVPMLLVGMKLTILITICGLVIGFVLGAVTGLLKISRKLLFRKLAGIYIESIRGTPIMVQVMFIYFGLPMALGMRIHPMVAGIVAIAVNSGAYIAEIVRGAFQSIDPGQTEAGRSIGLTHFQTMYYIIWPQALKRMIPPLGNQFIISLKDTSLLVVVGVGELTRTGQEIIAGNFRAFEVWLTVALMYLVMTLSLSRLLNYFEKKMDINK; this is encoded by the coding sequence ATGGGTTTTGACTTTAAATACAGTGTCATGTGGGAATCGGTACCAATGCTGCTGGTGGGCATGAAACTCACCATTCTGATCACCATTTGCGGCCTTGTGATCGGTTTTGTCTTAGGGGCTGTGACCGGACTTTTGAAAATATCCAGGAAGCTTTTGTTCCGCAAGCTGGCAGGAATATACATTGAGAGTATCCGCGGTACCCCCATCATGGTGCAGGTCATGTTTATCTATTTCGGGCTTCCCATGGCCCTGGGAATGCGGATTCATCCCATGGTGGCCGGCATCGTTGCCATTGCCGTCAATTCAGGCGCATATATCGCTGAAATCGTCAGGGGGGCATTTCAATCCATTGATCCCGGACAGACCGAAGCCGGCAGATCCATCGGACTGACCCATTTCCAGACCATGTATTACATTATCTGGCCCCAGGCCCTGAAACGCATGATCCCTCCTTTGGGAAACCAGTTTATTATCAGCCTCAAGGATACCTCTCTTCTGGTGGTGGTGGGGGTCGGCGAACTGACCCGCACCGGTCAGGAGATCATAGCCGGCAATTTCAGGGCCTTTGAAGTGTGGCTGACGGTCGCTCTGATGTATCTTGTGATGACATTGTCTCTGTCACGGCTGCTGAATTATTTTGAAAAAAAGATGGATATCAACAAATGA
- a CDS encoding DUF4416 family protein, protein MSLPKMPDPAKLVMSVFMKEKPLFESVFPLLETIGGPVDLVSRWLDFDFTTYYHKEMGHPLFRRILAFKSLVDQADLSKIKQATNAVEQQFVKDQHRRINIDPGYLLPSRFVLATGKDYAHRIYIGDRMYADLTLMYVGKQFVSLDWTYPDYRSKEIIRFLEQVRDKYLLDLKAAQRSLS, encoded by the coding sequence ATGAGTCTGCCCAAAATGCCGGATCCGGCCAAGCTGGTGATGTCCGTGTTCATGAAGGAAAAACCGCTGTTTGAATCCGTGTTTCCTTTGCTGGAAACCATCGGCGGTCCCGTGGATCTGGTGTCCCGATGGCTGGATTTTGATTTTACAACTTATTATCACAAGGAAATGGGGCACCCGCTTTTCCGGCGGATCCTGGCGTTCAAGTCCCTGGTGGATCAGGCGGATCTGTCAAAAATCAAACAGGCCACCAATGCCGTGGAGCAGCAGTTTGTCAAAGATCAACACCGCCGAATCAATATCGATCCGGGTTATCTGCTGCCCTCCCGGTTTGTGCTGGCCACGGGCAAAGACTATGCCCACCGGATTTATATCGGGGATCGCATGTACGCGGATCTGACGTTGATGTATGTCGGCAAACAGTTTGTTTCCTTAGACTGGACCTATCCGGACTACCGGTCCAAAGAGATCATTCGTTTTCTGGAACAGGTCCGGGACAAATATCTGCTGGATCTAAAAGCAGCCCAAAGGAGTCTGTCATGA
- a CDS encoding YicC/YloC family endoribonuclease — translation MIKSMTAFAKAVHTKDLITAEAVVKSYNSRHLDFAVYLPEPCQGLEEEIKKIAARYHQRGRMEIRVAIQDEGSRENGFDVDETKALAYFKALKQITDHLGLSREPELADVLSARNIIVPAVENPDQALLAQVVSEAVDLAARDLDRMRRAEGENLYQDLMARITEIEDQMDQLKSLSGDIPVLYKKRLQERLARLTADQGEIDPVRLAQEVAILADKSDVSEEIVRISSHIHQFRKTMNADRSQGQTLNFLIQEFNREFNTIGSKAGQAALSHMVVDLKSKLEKIREQVQNIE, via the coding sequence ATGATAAAAAGCATGACCGCGTTTGCCAAAGCGGTCCATACAAAGGATCTGATCACGGCTGAAGCAGTGGTTAAATCCTATAATTCCAGGCACCTGGATTTTGCCGTGTACCTGCCAGAACCCTGCCAGGGGCTGGAAGAGGAGATCAAAAAGATTGCGGCCCGGTATCACCAGCGGGGCCGGATGGAAATCCGGGTCGCGATCCAGGATGAAGGCTCCCGGGAGAACGGGTTTGACGTGGATGAAACAAAGGCATTGGCCTATTTTAAAGCCTTGAAACAGATCACCGATCATCTGGGGCTTTCCCGGGAACCGGAACTGGCGGATGTCCTGTCTGCCAGAAATATCATTGTGCCGGCCGTGGAAAATCCGGACCAGGCCCTGCTGGCCCAGGTGGTGTCTGAAGCCGTGGATCTGGCGGCCCGGGATCTGGACCGGATGCGCCGGGCTGAAGGGGAAAACCTGTACCAGGACCTGATGGCCCGGATCACAGAGATTGAAGATCAGATGGATCAGCTGAAATCCCTGTCCGGCGACATCCCCGTGCTGTATAAAAAACGGCTTCAAGAGCGGCTGGCCAGACTCACGGCAGACCAGGGAGAGATCGATCCCGTCCGTCTGGCCCAGGAAGTGGCCATACTGGCGGATAAAAGTGACGTGTCCGAGGAAATCGTCCGGATTTCAAGCCATATCCATCAGTTCAGAAAAACAATGAATGCGGACAGATCCCAGGGCCAGACCCTGAATTTTCTGATCCAGGAATTCAACCGGGAGTTCAACACCATTGGTTCCAAAGCCGGTCAGGCGGCGTTGTCGCACATGGTGGTGGATCTGAAATCCAAACTGGAAAAAATCCGGGAACAGGTGCAGAACATTGAGTAA
- a CDS encoding cystathionine gamma-synthase family protein — MNNPVHKDTQSVWGGEEQSWMQGATQVPVVHSVSFGYRDMDEWMQVAKGNKPGHIYGRNTNPTVQAFEEKVRLLEGGQAATSAATGMGIISSALFGLLGSGDRVVSIKDTYGGTSKLFFEFLPRFQVNTTLCDTADHAAIETEIAKGCKLVYLETPTNPTIKILDLERLTAAAKKAGAIVIVDNTFATPINQNPLQLGADLVLHSATKFLGGHADALGGVICGNKDLVEKIYHFREINGATLHPMAAYLLLRGMKTLHLRVARQNRSALEIARFLFEHPAVGRVYYPGLETHDNYEIACKQMRGFGGMLSFELKENTLEAVKRLLPRLRFAHAAANLGAVETLVGMPATTSHVECTARERAAMGIPEGLVRYSTGIEDTRDLIADLTQALEGI, encoded by the coding sequence ATGAACAATCCTGTACATAAGGATACCCAGTCGGTCTGGGGCGGAGAGGAACAATCATGGATGCAGGGCGCCACCCAGGTACCCGTGGTTCACAGTGTGTCTTTCGGATACCGGGATATGGATGAATGGATGCAGGTGGCAAAGGGAAACAAACCCGGCCACATCTATGGCAGAAACACCAATCCCACGGTCCAGGCGTTTGAGGAAAAAGTGCGGCTCCTGGAGGGAGGACAGGCCGCCACCAGTGCGGCCACGGGCATGGGCATCATCAGCAGTGCGTTGTTCGGGCTGCTTGGGTCCGGGGACCGGGTGGTATCCATTAAAGACACCTATGGCGGGACCAGCAAGCTGTTTTTTGAATTTCTGCCCCGGTTCCAGGTGAATACCACGCTGTGCGATACCGCGGATCATGCCGCCATTGAAACCGAAATTGCCAAAGGCTGCAAACTGGTGTATCTGGAAACCCCCACCAACCCCACCATCAAGATTTTGGACCTGGAACGGCTGACTGCCGCAGCCAAAAAAGCCGGTGCCATTGTGATTGTGGACAACACCTTTGCCACGCCCATCAACCAGAACCCGCTGCAACTGGGGGCCGACCTGGTGCTCCACAGCGCCACCAAATTTTTAGGCGGCCATGCCGATGCCCTGGGCGGGGTGATCTGCGGGAATAAAGACCTGGTTGAAAAAATCTATCATTTCCGGGAAATCAACGGGGCCACCCTGCATCCCATGGCCGCATATCTTTTGCTCAGAGGCATGAAAACCCTGCATCTTCGCGTGGCCCGGCAAAACCGGAGCGCCCTGGAAATCGCCCGGTTTCTTTTCGAACATCCGGCCGTGGGCCGGGTCTATTATCCGGGCCTGGAAACCCATGACAATTATGAGATCGCATGCAAACAGATGCGGGGGTTCGGGGGAATGCTCAGTTTTGAATTAAAGGAAAACACTTTGGAAGCCGTCAAACGGCTTCTGCCCCGGCTCAGATTTGCCCATGCCGCCGCCAACTTAGGCGCCGTGGAAACCCTGGTGGGCATGCCGGCCACCACCAGCCATGTGGAATGCACGGCCCGGGAGCGGGCCGCCATGGGCATTCCCGAAGGCCTGGTCCGGTATTCCACGGGCATTGAAGACACCCGGGACCTGATCGCGGATCTTACGCAGGCCCTGGAGGGCATATAG
- a CDS encoding Trm112 family protein gives MGISKELLDILVCPKCKNQIRLTEKQDGLICDHCGLLYEIKDDIPIMLVEEAKPIKP, from the coding sequence ATGGGTATTTCCAAGGAACTGCTGGACATTCTGGTGTGCCCCAAATGCAAAAACCAGATCCGGTTGACAGAAAAACAAGACGGATTGATCTGTGATCATTGCGGTCTGTTGTATGAAATCAAAGACGACATCCCCATCATGCTGGTGGAAGAGGCCAAACCGATCAAGCCATGA
- a CDS encoding glutamine ABC transporter substrate-binding protein has protein sequence MTKFFKSFLCAIICSFIALGTVHAKPLIVGVDANFRPFEFKNEKGEFTGFDVQLFDAIAKDLGLDYKWQTMDFNGIIPALQSNSIDAAIAGITIKSSREEVVDFSYPYYDAGLVILVREDNDDIKTIDDLKDKKVATKLATTSVDFLKSQNITDVKLFPNTDNLFMELLTGGVDAVFFDSPPLMYYSQNQGKGKVKVVGPLYQGQSYGIAFPQGSELREKFTITILKFKEDGTYAKLYEKWFGAPSK, from the coding sequence ATGACAAAATTTTTCAAATCGTTTCTATGTGCCATCATCTGCTCATTTATCGCTTTGGGAACCGTCCATGCAAAACCGCTGATCGTGGGAGTTGATGCCAATTTCCGGCCCTTTGAGTTCAAAAATGAAAAAGGGGAATTCACCGGATTTGATGTGCAGCTTTTTGATGCCATTGCCAAGGACCTGGGGCTTGACTATAAATGGCAGACCATGGATTTCAACGGCATTATCCCGGCTTTGCAATCCAACAGCATTGATGCAGCCATAGCCGGTATCACCATCAAGTCTTCTAGAGAAGAAGTGGTTGATTTTTCCTATCCCTACTATGATGCCGGCCTGGTCATTCTGGTCCGCGAGGACAATGACGACATAAAGACCATTGACGATCTTAAAGACAAAAAAGTGGCCACAAAACTGGCCACCACCAGTGTTGATTTTTTAAAATCCCAGAATATTACAGATGTCAAACTGTTTCCCAATACCGACAACCTGTTCATGGAACTGCTCACCGGCGGTGTGGATGCAGTTTTCTTTGATTCCCCGCCCCTGATGTATTATTCCCAGAACCAGGGAAAAGGCAAAGTCAAGGTTGTGGGCCCGCTGTACCAGGGCCAGTCCTACGGCATCGCCTTCCCCCAGGGCAGTGAGCTGAGGGAAAAATTCACCATCACCATTTTAAAATTCAAGGAAGACGGCACCTATGCCAAACTGTATGAAAAGTGGTTTGGCGCGCCGTCAAAATAA
- a CDS encoding ABC transporter ATP-binding protein, with translation MDKTLAGLSGSRRRKILELIFQHKGYLIVAALCMIVVAAANGSMAFLVKPVIDDIFVAKDRDMLMLIPALAVLVFFLKGVGTFGSEYLMNFIGERIIRYLREALYDRITDLPLAFIHKEKTGALMSRITNDVNIVKGMVSTAVVNIFRDFFSVIAFLFVIFYRDWQLALGAFVVLPLAFYPILIFGRRVRKFSTGTQETMAELNSFLHETFTGSKIIKIFNLQAFEKQRFKQKTRLLFELEMKKVIAKALSSPVMEFLGGLGIAFIIWFGGMRVINGTSTPGIFFSFLTAVMMLYDPVKKISKLNNTIQEGVAAASRIFDVLEEDQTIKEAPDPQMLSGRALAVAFDDVCFSYGPDENPALEHINLTAAPGEVLALVGMSGGGKTSLVNLIPRLYDVTSGRVTVGGIDVRDLSVQSLRDHISIVTQEPILFNETVKDNIRYGRMDATDQQIQAAAKAAYAHEFITGFPKGYDTLIGELGSRLSGGEKQRICIARALIKDAPVLILDEATSALDSQAEKVVQKALENLMKGRTSFVIAHRLSTIDYASKIVLLKDGAILEQGTRDELMAGKGAFYDLVMLQMAAKNTAEHPGNGPAGPLCFPQEPENKNQ, from the coding sequence ATGGATAAAACACTTGCCGGTCTGTCCGGATCACGCCGCAGAAAAATTCTGGAACTGATATTTCAGCACAAGGGATACCTGATTGTTGCGGCCCTGTGCATGATCGTGGTGGCGGCTGCCAACGGGTCCATGGCCTTTCTGGTCAAACCCGTGATCGATGATATTTTTGTGGCAAAGGACCGGGACATGCTCATGCTGATTCCGGCGTTGGCCGTGCTGGTGTTTTTTCTCAAAGGCGTGGGCACGTTCGGGTCGGAATACCTGATGAACTTTATTGGCGAGCGCATTATCCGGTATTTAAGGGAAGCGCTGTACGACCGGATCACGGATCTGCCCCTGGCCTTTATCCACAAGGAAAAAACAGGCGCGCTCATGTCCCGGATCACCAATGATGTCAATATTGTCAAGGGCATGGTTTCCACGGCCGTGGTCAATATATTCCGGGACTTTTTTTCCGTGATCGCTTTTTTGTTTGTCATTTTTTACCGGGACTGGCAGCTGGCCCTGGGCGCTTTTGTGGTGCTGCCCCTGGCGTTTTATCCGATTCTGATTTTCGGTAGACGGGTCCGAAAGTTTTCCACGGGGACCCAGGAAACCATGGCGGAGTTGAACTCATTTCTGCACGAGACATTTACGGGCAGCAAGATCATCAAGATTTTCAATCTCCAGGCGTTTGAGAAACAGCGGTTCAAACAAAAGACCCGGCTTTTGTTTGAACTGGAAATGAAAAAAGTGATTGCCAAGGCCCTGTCTTCGCCGGTCATGGAGTTTCTAGGGGGCCTGGGCATCGCCTTTATTATCTGGTTCGGGGGCATGCGGGTCATCAACGGCACGTCCACACCGGGCATCTTTTTTTCTTTTTTAACGGCCGTGATGATGCTGTATGATCCCGTGAAAAAAATTTCCAAGCTCAACAACACCATTCAGGAAGGCGTGGCCGCCGCATCCCGGATTTTCGATGTACTGGAGGAAGACCAGACCATCAAAGAAGCCCCGGATCCGCAGATGCTTTCCGGCCGGGCCCTGGCCGTGGCGTTTGACGATGTGTGTTTCAGTTACGGGCCCGATGAAAACCCGGCCCTTGAACATATCAACCTGACGGCGGCTCCCGGGGAGGTCCTGGCTTTGGTGGGCATGAGCGGGGGCGGTAAAACCAGCCTGGTGAACCTGATCCCAAGGCTGTATGATGTGACATCCGGCCGGGTGACCGTGGGCGGCATCGATGTCCGGGACCTGTCCGTTCAATCGTTGCGGGACCATATCTCCATTGTGACCCAGGAACCCATTTTGTTCAACGAAACCGTGAAAGACAATATCCGGTATGGCCGCATGGATGCCACGGATCAACAGATCCAAGCCGCGGCAAAGGCGGCCTATGCCCACGAGTTTATCACGGGATTTCCCAAGGGGTATGACACCCTGATCGGGGAACTGGGTTCCCGGTTGTCCGGTGGAGAAAAACAGCGCATCTGCATTGCCAGGGCCCTGATCAAGGACGCGCCCGTGCTGATTCTGGATGAAGCCACATCAGCCCTGGATTCCCAGGCCGAGAAAGTGGTGCAGAAAGCCCTGGAAAACCTGATGAAAGGAAGGACTTCTTTTGTCATTGCCCACCGGCTGTCCACCATTGATTATGCGTCGAAGATCGTGCTGCTCAAAGACGGGGCCATTCTGGAACAAGGCACCCGGGATGAACTTATGGCCGGCAAAGGCGCGTTTTATGACCTGGTCATGCTGCAGATGGCGGCGAAAAACACGGCCGAACACCCGGGAAACGGACCGGCCGGGCCGCTCTGTTTTCCCCAGGAACCTGAAAATAAAAACCAGTGA
- a CDS encoding 3-deoxy-D-manno-octulosonic acid transferase: MTKIAFIPDFMGFYNMLWAAALPFLRRHPRLARTFAQRTDPSHLNPADVWIQAASAGEALLAACLVQHFSPDRPVRILITTTTDQGMEILCSELEKKPVSAKVSISVAWFPFDMPSVAARAVETVNPKVMVLVETELWPALLHFLNRRHTRVVVVNGRMSVKSRRGYKMTQCVWSNIGLHQILAVSDPDAGRFREVFDEARVSVMPNIKFETLAPEAPEIPTSVSTDIFPCPWPVSVFASIRRQEETQVLKMIHTLLHQFPGQVMAVFPRHMHRLGFWKRRLKKTGVKIYLRSELASPPAEPGIILWDRFGEMRHVFRYAHAVFMGGSLKPLGGQNFLEPLLQGAPVVTGPFWDDFFWVGKKVFDTGLVQRKKNWQSAAHAMVSLLKHPEDRHFRQQKAHAYVAARSGGADMACQSILAALCDDKKNQDKGRTRS, encoded by the coding sequence ATGACAAAGATCGCCTTTATACCCGATTTTATGGGATTTTACAACATGCTCTGGGCCGCGGCCCTGCCTTTTTTGCGGCGCCACCCCCGACTGGCCCGCACCTTTGCCCAGCGGACCGATCCATCCCATCTAAATCCCGCTGATGTCTGGATCCAGGCGGCATCAGCCGGAGAGGCCCTTCTGGCCGCCTGCCTGGTTCAGCATTTTTCCCCGGACCGGCCCGTGCGGATATTGATCACCACCACCACGGACCAGGGCATGGAAATTCTGTGTTCAGAACTTGAAAAAAAACCGGTGTCCGCCAAAGTGTCCATATCTGTGGCATGGTTTCCCTTTGATATGCCTTCAGTGGCGGCCCGGGCCGTTGAGACGGTCAACCCCAAAGTGATGGTACTGGTGGAAACCGAACTCTGGCCGGCCCTGCTGCATTTTCTGAACCGCCGGCACACCCGGGTTGTGGTGGTAAACGGGCGCATGTCTGTCAAAAGCCGCCGGGGGTACAAGATGACCCAATGCGTCTGGTCGAACATCGGTTTACATCAAATCCTGGCTGTTTCCGATCCGGATGCCGGAAGGTTCCGGGAGGTGTTTGACGAGGCAAGGGTATCCGTGATGCCCAATATCAAGTTTGAAACCCTGGCTCCTGAGGCCCCTGAAATACCCACATCCGTGTCAACGGACATCTTTCCCTGCCCCTGGCCCGTGTCCGTGTTTGCCTCCATCCGCCGCCAGGAAGAAACGCAGGTGCTTAAAATGATTCATACACTGTTACATCAGTTCCCCGGGCAGGTGATGGCAGTATTTCCCAGGCACATGCACCGGCTCGGATTCTGGAAACGCCGGTTGAAAAAAACCGGGGTAAAGATTTATCTCAGGTCTGAACTGGCATCTCCTCCGGCTGAACCGGGCATTATCCTCTGGGACCGGTTCGGTGAGATGCGCCATGTTTTCAGATATGCCCATGCCGTGTTCATGGGCGGCAGCCTGAAGCCTTTAGGAGGCCAGAATTTTTTAGAACCCCTGCTCCAGGGGGCCCCGGTTGTCACGGGACCGTTCTGGGACGATTTTTTCTGGGTGGGAAAAAAGGTGTTTGACACCGGGCTGGTGCAAAGAAAAAAAAACTGGCAATCTGCGGCCCATGCCATGGTGTCACTTTTGAAACATCCGGAAGATCGTCACTTTCGGCAGCAAAAAGCGCATGCGTATGTGGCGGCCCGGTCCGGCGGCGCAGACATGGCATGTCAATCCATTCTGGCGGCATTGTGTGATGATAAAAAAAATCAGGACAAAGGCCGGACCAGATCCTGA
- the gmk gene encoding guanylate kinase encodes MKKNGQLFVISAPSGAGKTTLIQQVMTRFPQVSYSVSHTTRPPRPGEIDGKDYFFVTEQTFTRMIQAGEWLEWARVHAHYYGTSRPFVEKQLAAGSSLLLDIDVQGARQIMDAGLDPVTIFILPPSIEELRQRLEKRGTDSAQTIALRLENAKKEIALTHLYQYVVKNDDLTTAADQLCAIFDQAITSAGNKRRSSDV; translated from the coding sequence ATGAAAAAAAACGGCCAATTGTTTGTGATTTCCGCGCCTTCCGGGGCCGGTAAAACCACGTTAATCCAACAGGTCATGACCCGGTTTCCCCAGGTGTCGTATTCCGTGTCTCACACCACGCGCCCGCCCAGGCCCGGAGAGATCGACGGCAAAGATTATTTTTTTGTCACAGAACAGACCTTCACCCGGATGATCCAGGCGGGAGAGTGGCTGGAATGGGCCCGGGTTCATGCCCATTACTACGGCACTTCCCGGCCGTTTGTGGAAAAACAGCTGGCAGCCGGGAGCAGTCTGCTTCTGGATATCGATGTCCAGGGGGCCCGGCAGATCATGGATGCCGGCCTGGATCCCGTCACGATCTTTATTTTGCCTCCTTCCATTGAGGAGCTGCGCCAACGGCTGGAAAAAAGGGGCACGGACAGTGCGCAAACCATTGCCCTGCGTCTGGAAAACGCCAAAAAGGAAATCGCGTTGACCCATCTTTACCAGTATGTGGTGAAGAATGATGATCTGACAACGGCGGCGGATCAATTGTGTGCCATTTTCGACCAGGCGATCACGTCTGCCGGAAACAAGCGGAGATCCAGCGATGTCTGA
- a CDS encoding DUF370 domain-containing protein, whose translation MEQVLLNIGFGNTVVADRVVTILTPNSSPMKRLKDEAKDDRRLIDATHGRKTRAIIITDSNHVILSAIQAETLSSRFETLIRNPDPAQET comes from the coding sequence ATGGAACAGGTATTGCTGAACATCGGTTTCGGCAATACCGTGGTGGCGGACCGGGTGGTGACGATTCTCACCCCGAATTCCAGTCCCATGAAACGCCTCAAGGATGAGGCCAAAGATGACCGCCGTCTCATCGATGCCACCCATGGCAGAAAAACCCGGGCCATTATCATCACGGACAGCAATCATGTGATTTTGTCGGCCATTCAGGCAGAAACCCTGTCCTCCCGGTTTGAAACCCTGATCCGGAACCCGGATCCGGCCCAGGAAACATGA